In Chionomys nivalis chromosome 21, mChiNiv1.1, whole genome shotgun sequence, the genomic window ACTATGCTAGCCTTATAATGTTCTAGTTTTGTTCTGTATCGTCTTATGATCCAGGGTTAACATTCATCGATGTGCAGAAGGATAGGAGGGTCTGAATTCCATAAGCATTCAGTTTTTGAACCAATAGCTCTGGGTTGGAATGCATGTTTTGGGTGTAGTGGATTTTCTAATTTGTAAGATGGCATCTTATGGCAGAATCCAGTGTGGAAGACAGTTATAGTTTCTGAAtcttaagtctctctctctctctctctctctctctctctctctctctgtttttcttctctctctctctctctctctttcctttcctttcttttcttttctatttttgttgttggtttttcaagattgggtttctctgtgtagcctggttattcctggaacttgctctgtagatcaggctggcatcaaactcagagagacccaCCAGCttttgcctcccgagtcctgggattaaaggtgtgcattatcACCGCCCGGCGAGTcttaactctatttttaaaattagctacTAAGACTCAAGAGATTGCTGGGTTAGGTTGTCCATATGAACAACTGGATaccaatatttaataaagaaatgtgaTCATGCCCTTGACGTCCTTTCTGGTCACTTGCTAAGcctcagaaattcaaggtcaaaaTAGTACAGCTAGACATACCCAGTTAAACGTCTGTAAAGTATTTTGAAATCCTTTCATGAAAAACGAATGCCTAAGGAAAAGGGTGCAACTTCCTGTTTATGACACTGAAGTCTCAAACCTAGGATTTGTGCTTAGTTCCCTGTCTTTGGCATTCAGTTTAGTGCTGTGTTTTGTTCACATCCAGGACGGCTTTGTTGCCAATCTATTGGAAAGGTTTTTTTCTAGGTAGGTCACCTTTCCTTTAAATGGGCCAAGATATCAAGGATCTCTAGGTTCACATGGAAAAGACTTTTTTCACAAGTTAGCAATTATTTATCAGTTCAGGAACTGTCTCGTTAAGACTTTCGTTGGCTCAGGTCATTAGTTCATTCAATCATAGATTGAAAGCCTATTCTGGAAGAATGTTTTTGGCGGTcatttgtctaggttctcttttCCCACGGGAGGGAACCGAAACGTTGGCGAGATTAAGCACAGGGGTGGTGCTGTACTTGGGAATCcattcttctccttcatcttctACCAGTTTTCGTAAGTTTTGTGAAGATACAATAAAACCATAGACTGCAAGACCACTTGGAGCACGCTTCTAAAGTGGAACAGAAAGCTAAGGACTCAAGGTGACGGGAGTGACTTAGGAATTCTTTAGGAATAAACCCTGGCTGGGTGTCCTGCGTTTCCACcggcctctccctccctcttctccagccACATTGCCTAGCTCCGCCCCCTCAGGTGGCCCCACCGGTTCCTGGTAGCTcagcttccttccccaacccccgCCGCCGCCGAGAGGAACCAAAGCGCTCTGACTCTGGGGGCGGCCGGACCTTTCTAGCTGAGACTCATCGCAGCGGTGACTCGGCAGCCGCGTCTAGCGTCATCAGTGACAGCCCCGACCCTTGCTACGCTTTGCGTCGCTCTGCCAGGCGCAGTCGCCTCCTCCTTGGCAAATAGTCCTCGGCAGGGTCCGAGTTTTCGGGTCATCCGAGGTGGGAAACAGGAAAGGCTGCAGTTCAGGGGACGGGGAGTCGACGAGGAGAGGGAGCCGAGGGGCGACGTCTTCTCGGGGGCGCGCGAAGTGAGTTAGAAACTCCCTCCCTGCCCGGGATCCCTCCGCCTGCGGTAGCGGTGCTGAGGCCGAGGGAGCCGCCATTTTGGATGTTCGGTTCCTGCTGCCACTGCTGCCGCCGCCCCCGAAGCTGCTGGTTTCACTCGAGGTTTCGGGCCGGTGAGTGTCACTCTCGGCACTGAGAGCAGGTTGTGTCTTTGGCTCCGCTGCGCCTGCGAGCGTTTGCCTGGGAGCCTCCTGTCAGTCCCAGGGGCCCGGTCTCAGGCCGTGGGGGGTGAGGAGGACTCAGGTTGGGTCAGGTGGGACCGGGGCGCCCCTGGGCTTGCTCGGACTTCCTGAGGGGCGACCCTCGGAGGCTGCTGAGCGGGAGCTTCGGCGCGCGGCCGCTCTGCCTGCGGCGGTGTTGTCCAGCCGGTGCAGGCCGCCTTGAACCCATTGACTTTTCCAGGCTGCGATCCTCCTTTGAAAGCCCGTTCAGGGAGCCTAGGATTCAGCGGGCCGGGCCCCACCCCCGCGTGTCCTCTCTGAGCCACGTCTCCGCGTTCTTGTGTGGTGGCCTCAGGTCAAAGCTGGGAACTCTCGGCATTTCCACATGCAGGGGTAATGCTACCTGTCCGTGCGGTGCCGGCCGCTCAGAACCGGACATCGGCCTCGCCTCCCTCTAACCTTCCAAGTAACTTCTGGACCTAAATTTTccgcctttttttttctttccttaaaaaaacaaaacaaaacaaaaaacaaacaaaaaaacttaccTGCGACTGCACTGCTACCCCTCCTCTCCAACTCTTGGTTCTGCAGACGTCAGTTTCTTGTAATTCTCCGCATCTTCCTCATTGCCCGGAACTGTGGGTTATGCTTCCCAGTTCGGGCTTGATGTTGGAGAGCCGTCCAACTACCTAGGGTGTAGTTCGGCAGTAAATGGGCTTAAAGCAGGCGGAGCGGCTTTAGTTGGGAAGGAGCTGTCAAAATACTTTCTAGATTTCCTTTCTGCGTTGAACGCTGAGCTTTTGGGCACCTAttgagacaccccccccccccccgccctttttcttttcttttggcgTTTTATGTGTTGAGCACGGAAATCTGCCCTTGGAGAATATTAATCTGACGTAGGTAGAAAGGAaaatagcttttttggttcctataGGGATTAGTTAACAGAAGAGCTAGCTGAATGATCTCTTAGTGACTTCACCTCTCAGGTGTTTGTATAGTAATGATCTCTGCTGACTTCATATGTTGATTTTTCTCAGGGTAGTTAGATTTTTAAGCATCCATTTTCACCGTTGCTTGTAGTATTTGCCTACTAGTATATACCTCTTAAGTTTTGATCTGAAACCTGTGGATCCTCGGAAGTACTGATGGCCTCATTACTTTAGTTCTGTTTTTAATGTCTGTTTGCAGTCTAGCGTgctttcataaaaagaatttaacaATATTTCACTGATTAGTTCCTACATTTCAGGTTAGGTGAGTGTGGTTGAGTCACCCCTATTTTATCTCAGCCTAGGTTTTTTACATTTGCAAAAGAGATAAAATTTCTTTGAGTTCAGTTAAGTAACTCAAAACCTAACTTGAACGgaatcaactctctctctctctctctctctctctctctctctctctctctctctctctctctctctctctctctctctctctctctctctcggcttttcgagaccgggtttccctgtgtaacagtcctagctgtcctggaattagctcttgtagaccaggctggcctcgaactcacagggattcacctgcttctgccttccgagtgctgggattaaaggcgtgcgccaccaccgcccagcccgaGTCTATTTTCTTGTACTCGTAAACTATAttgatgcttatttttaaaaatttttgaagaattatttatttatgtgtatgagtgtcttgcctgcatgtatgtatgtgcaccacgtaCATGACTGGTGCcggtggaagtcagaagagggtattcggatcccctggaagtggagttacaggcagttgtgagctgctgtgtgggtgctggaaactgaatccatGTTCTCTACAAGTtaagtgctcttagccgctgGGCCGTCTCTCTGGCCCTTGTTGCTTTATTattaagcttttttttaaaaatttttttttatttttatttttttatttttatttatttatttttttgttttttttcgagacagggtttctctgtggttttggagcctgtcctggaactagctcttgtagaccaggctggtctcgaactcccagagatccgcctgcctctgcctcctgagtgctgggattaaaggcgtgcgccaccaccgcccggcttattattaAGCTTTTGAAATGAGACTGCAGGAAGAATTTTTACAGGTCATACAATGTCAAAGAGGACAGTATTTTCAGTGTAAATATTCTGTGTGCTTATTTAAGAGACTCCTTCAGAGGCATCCGTGGTAATTACTGTTAGATACGAGTTCCGTGAGTATGTTGCTCTGCagttgttcagttttcttttaaaaagaactcaGTATCTCCGTGTGCTTTACTACTGAAATGGTCTGTTTTTGAGTTCACTTTTGAAAACGTATTGAAAGAGCTATCAGAAGTTATTTAACTCATTTCATGTTATGGTATAACATACTGGAATTTAAGTGCCATTCTTAGATGGTTTACAGTTTACCTGGGGAAAGTATGCCTTTGCCAAACAGATATTAGCAAAGTGCTGTTCTGTGTATCATTGATCAGTACATATATAAATGACTACTCTATCTTGGCTGTTTAGAATTGCACTAGAAATTAACATTTGTGTTTAGTAAACttccatttatttccttccttccttcttccttaccGCACCCCCCTCCCCTTTTGAAACATGATTTTGCTGACttgctcaggctggctttaacttgtgatcctcctgccttggctgaGTAGCTGGGATGAACAGGTCTGTGCCATCAGTCCTGGACCAgctttggtattttgagacagtctcctaTGTTGCTCATGTTGGCCTGGAGCTTGGATGTGTCCttatctctccagtgctggaaatGCAGGTATTTGCCACTCCAGGGCAGCATTCGCTTTGTATTGTGAAGTTACCTGTTTTTTGATATAGGCTATTTACTAATAGCAATTATACAACCTAAGGGTGAATTTTAGAATGAaactataaaatatagaaattacCAGTAATGCCTTGCTGATATTTTacccaaaattatttttaaaaagccaagtaGTGGGATTGCTAGCCTACCATAACTTAAAGCTACAGGTTCTATCCCCATTCTACCTCCCAGAAAGTCAAAaccaaaaagttttaaaactaaCCAGTATTTAAAGATGATAAAGCTTTTCCCCTGCCGCCGCCGAGTTGCGCGGAGGCGGAGCCACGGGTGCGATCAAGATTCGGCCTTACCCGTAATCCACCGCCATGGCCGAGGAAGGCATTGCTGCTGGAGGTGTAATGGACGTCAacactgctcttcaagaggtgcTGAAGACCGCCCTCATCCACGATGGCCTCGCACGTGGCATCCGCGAAGCTGCCAAAACCTTAGACAAGCGCCAAGCCCATCTCTGTGTGCTTGCATCTAACTGTGATGAGCCTATGTATGTCAAGTTGGTGGAGGCCCTTTGTGCTGAGCACCAAATCAACCTAATTAAGGTTGATGACAACAAGAAACTCAGGGAGTGGGTAGGCCTCTGTAAGATTGATCGCGAGGGAAAGCCACGGAAAGTAGTTGGCTGCAGTTGTGTAGTGGTTAAGGACTATGGCAAAGAATCTCAGGCCAAGGATGTCATCGAAGAGTACTTCAAgtgcaagaaatgaataaataaaaattttggctcaaaaaaaaaaaataaaggtgataAAAACCCAAGtagttttaaatgaattattaaaaactCTTTATGCAAATATAAAAGGTCAAATGAGTTCTCccaatggtttttctttttctttcttttttttttttttttttggtttttcgagacagggtttctctgtggctttggagcctgtcctggaactagctcttgtagaccagactggcctcgaactcccagagatccgcctgcctctgcctcccgagtgctgggattaaaggtgtgcgccaccaccgcccggcttggtttttctttttaatttaaaaagttgaatTGGAATTTATGTGCCAAGACAGATTTCAAAATGCTTAATCTTGCCAGGCAGAGGTGACACATAactttagccccagcacttgggaggcagaggcaggtggatctctttgagttcgaggccagcctggtctacagagtgagttccaggactacacagagaaaccatgtctcaaaaaacaaaagcttaggggctggggagatggctcagcggttaagagcattgcctgctctaccaaaggtcctgagttcaattcccagcaaccatattggctcacaaccatctgtaatggggtctggtgccctcttctggcctacaggcatatacacagaatattgtatacataataaataaataaataaatttttttttaaaaaagcttaatccttttatttctatttgataggaacatttttgtttgtttgttttttgagacagggtttctctgtagcgttggagtctgtcctggaactagctcttgtagaccaggctggcctcgaactcacagataactgcctgcctctgcttcccgagtgctgggattaaaggcatgcgccaccaccacctggcaggagCATAAAATTTTGTGTATGTAGTAGGATATAACTGATCAAAACTTCAAaacttgccttgagttcctagcCCTAAGGAGGTAGAAGTAGACAAAtctttgagtttcaggccagcctggtctacagagtgagttgcagtaTAGTCTGgactacaccgagaaaccctgtcttgaaaaaccaaccaaccaaccaaataaacaaacaaaaaaaccccaaaacttaaAAACTCGTAGATTTTAACTGAAGGAATGTAAACATAAAGCTTttatgggtgctggagagatgactaactgggtaagagcactggctgttcttccagaagatcaaggttaggttcccagcacccatttggaGGCTTACAGCTATCAGTGACTCCAGGTTCATGGATCTGACTCtagtacaaaaaaaataaaaataaaatctttttatttatttttttttttgagacagggtttccttttgtaaccctgactgtccttaagtacctgtgtagaccaggccaacCACGATCTTGAGACTTCcgactgcctcagcctccttcctAGGAtcaaggtgtgtgtcaccacatctggcctGCATTTTAACCTTTATTGCTTTATGAACTGTTTTTAGTTCTTgatttttggcttttaaaaaaatcttcagccgggcggtggtggcgcacgcctttaatcccagcactcgggaggcagaggcaggtggatctctgtgagttcgagaccagcctggtctacaagagctagttccaggacaggctccaaaaccacagagaaaaaaccctgtctcgaaaaaccaaaaaaaaaaaaaaaaaaaaaaaaatcttcattaagtttttctattattttatatttttttatttatcactttatattttaaatttttaattattttgcgtatatgtatgcatatatatgccaTGTGaaagtgtggaggccagaagactacttaaaatgtaaacaaaattgtgttttatgtgtgttggtgttttgcctgtatgattGATGTCTGTGCAGCATATGTATGTTTGGTGCCCATGGATGTCCTAGATTGAgttagatagttgtgagccactatgtgggtgcagAAAATCaaaccagggtcttctgcaagagcagccaatgctcttaacttctgagccatctctccatgcttCACAGGGCACTTTTTGAGAGTTCTTGCTTTCTACCTTGTTGAagcagtctctctgtctctgcctttcatcttggggttacagatgtgcaaacatgctttttacataggttctgaaGAGTGAGCTCAGGTCATCCTGcctggcaagtgcttttacctgctgagcaatcCCCCTGGTCCTTTAttcgtttttgagacaaggtcttactgtgtgTCTCAGGGTGGTCTTAACCCCATAAACTTTCTCTTTCAGCCTCCCTATACCTCAGTTTACAAGCCTTTGCTTTCAAGCTTTAACCTACTCAGCTTCTTTGCTTAGCCAGGTTATTTTAAGTAATAAGCAATTTTAGAACTATGAGACCATGTAAAGCAGGGCATGGTACTCTTACCTGTAATCTAGCATTCTGGAAGCAGAAGTATGAAGATCATTGCAAATTTTAGGCCTTCCTGATCTGCATAGCAAATTCCATGCCAGCCAGGGTTAGCTTCTCATAGCCAGACCCCGTATCTAACCATAACAACAGCTACCACAAGAGACCATAGAGGTTATATAAATTCATATTTCTTGACTTGTATGTTTTGAAAATCTTGTTTGTCAATAGTAGGGTTTTTCCATAgtaggtaggggtgtgtgtgtgtgtgtgtttgatgtgtatagaaaatttcattttgctggacagtggtggtgcacacctttaatcgtagcatttgggaggcagagacaggtggatctctgtgagtttgaggctagcctggtctacagagcgatttccaggacaggctccaaagctacagagaaaaactctgtctccaaaagtcaaaataaaaaaaaaaattcatttcaatGAAAGCAGGGAAGAGAAAGTTAAAAGGAATGTCATTTCTACCTTGAAAATACCTGCAagctgctttttcttctttgaaggaATAATACAAAATACTTAATTTGACATGAGTTTTGTTTACTAGGGATGTGAATGTCTGAAAGGTTTAGAAATTAGGAAAACAACAATCCACTTGCTGTTGAATCAGCATTAGCTAGCACTTTAGTGTCAAAGCTAGGGTGAGGTGATTGACATGAAAAATGCTTTTTCACTAAGTACTTGGAAGTTTAGCCCTTAAAAAAAAGCGTATTGAGActattggaaaataaaattaataagttaGAAGCATTGCCATTGAAGATTAAATAAGttaagaagaatttattttttaagatgtaaaagaTATATGTGGCCCCTGTACTTGTGAATAATTAAAGGCATCCTAGAGGCAGGCAGCagttttcccctttttctgttgcCAGCACACAGTGGTCACGTTTGCCTGATAGGCAGTTGTCTTGCTAATTCCAGCTTGTTGATTATCTTTTCCCTGTGCTTCTGCTTTACTGAGAGCATCCCAAGCTTTACAACCTATCCCACTTTGAGGCTGGTAGTACTGACTCCTGATAGTAACAGATACGAGGAAGATAGGATCGGGGATCTTTGTAACtgtgaaataaatgttttctttgctttacaagcCTTAGCGTTAAATTAAAATTGCACAGAGAgcttggtgagatggctcagcagttaagagggcaCCATGTAGCAGAGACTGACCCaggtttgttcccagcacccacatcaggtggctcacaaccatctgtaactccaagtccAGGGGATTTGGACActctttctggcctctatgggcaacTGCACTTACACgtacatatacccacacagatgtacacctacacacataattaaaaataaaaatttttaaaagaagattatCATAAAataggctgggtatggtggcacatgcctttaaacttAGTAATTGAAGAGGCAAGGAGACCTTTAAACTTGATGCTAaccgggtctacagagtgagttccagggtagccaaggctacactTGAGAGCACAGCTCAAAAAAGAGAGATGTTCTGTATTATTTAGTTGAAAAAAAGGATCCCAGCTGTGTGTTTTCAGCCTAAGTTAGGGaagacatttttttaatatttatttatttatttatttatttatttatttatttatttaggtttttcgagacagggtttctctgtggctttggagcctgtcctggaactagctctgtagaccaggctggtctcgaactcacagagatccgcctgcctctgcctcccaagtgctgggattaaaggcgtgcgccaccatcgcccggcttgggaAGACATTTTTAATTCCCACTGTTAAGACATTGCAGTTTCGAGtctggagtggtggcacacacctttaatcccagaacttgggagtcacaggcagcctggtatacagagaaagttccaggagatccagggctactcagagaaaccctgtcttgaaaccaaaaataaaaataaatttcagtttcaagctaaagaaaaggaagataagCGAATActtaaattcctttaaaaaaaacttcatgaaaGGCTTCTTACAATGTtttgaagtatttgaaaatatgtttaaaactataaaatactgCTCTAAGATGATTGGGGAAAACTAACTGAAAATAATCAAGTACACTGTTTAGAGTTATTTGAATCTGTGGAGTATTAGGTTTTGATATGATTGTTCATGGCAAGACTTAGTTTTAAGAAGAAAGACCCTTTCCTGGGAGTACTAACAAACATGTTtccaaaattaaatttatttatttgtgcgcGCATGCACTTGTGTGTAGACAGCTCTGTAGTGGTCAGACCTTTTGAGGAAGtcagtcacttctctccttctaccatgtgggtcctggagctcaaactcaggttgttagactAAGTGGTAAGCACCTTAACCTGCTGAGCTGTCGTGatagatgtatatatttttttccatggAGGTATTTAAGACAGTAGAATAAGGAagtagcttatttttattttatttatttatttttttaaaaactcatctgtgtatttttttttttttttaatgcgtgagtgctttgtctgcatgtaggcctgcatgacagaagaagacaccagacacCAGATCCTATCATGGATGATTGTGAGCatccatgtggttgctaggataggaattgaactcagtaccacttctgaggagcagccagtgtttttaccccctgagccatctctccagccctgcttggTTGTACTATCCCCCCTCCCCCGTTCTGAACTTTTGCTGTTTTTTGattacttcttattttttttcctctccagacAATGTCTCATAATATagttcttggaactcactatgttagattaggctgaccttgaactcaaagagactgtctgcctctgtcttccaggtgctgggattaaggcattcAACACTGATAGGCCGGGTCTTCGTATTTATTTTTGACGTTAGAGAGTCAGCTATGCTAGGACTAAAGGAATCATTCTTTCCTCAATTAATTTATGTCACTTGTTATGTTTTTACATTTCTAttacattgttttgtttcttcccttaatatctttgctttggtttcccccatttttagttaattttttttgtgagtgcatgcatgtgtgttgtgtagatcagaggacaatttgcaggagtcagctctctctttttaccatggaggtctcagggattgaactcaggtcatcatacTGGTCACCAAGTGCCCCTACCTGCTGAATCATCTTGCTGACCCTATTTTA contains:
- the LOC130863340 gene encoding 40S ribosomal protein S12-like, translated to MAEEGIAAGGVMDVNTALQEVLKTALIHDGLARGIREAAKTLDKRQAHLCVLASNCDEPMYVKLVEALCAEHQINLIKVDDNKKLREWVGLCKIDREGKPRKVVGCSCVVVKDYGKESQAKDVIEEYFKCKK